CTGGCGGACAGCTTTTACCGGGCAGGTGCTCTGGTGTTTGGGGGCGGCCATGTGGTACTTCCCTTGTTGGAGCGTGAAATTGTCCCGGCCGGCTTGATGAGTGAGTCGCAGTTTCTGGCCGGGTACGGTGCGGCCCAGGCGGTTCCTGGGCCATTGTTCACCTTTGCCAGTTACCTCGGGATGGTCATTGACGGCGTGCCTGGTGCTGTGACTGCAACGGCAGCTGTCTTCCTGCCGGCTTTTTTGCTGCTTCTGGGTGTCTTGCCGATCTGGCTGAAGATCCAGCAGATCCCTGCCATGCTGGCGGCCGTCACCGGTGTAAATGCGGCAGTGGTCGGGATTCTCGCCGCTGCCTTATACAGTCCGGTCTTTACTTCTGCCATTCTCGAAGCCAGGGACATGGCTTTTGCGGGGCTGTTGTTCATGATTCTCGTCTATTGGAAGCGTCCCGCGTGGGTTGCCGTGATTCTCGGCATTCTGGGTGGACTGTTGTTCTACGGTGGTTGAATCATTTAAGGGCTTTCGCTGTTTTTCTGCCACTGAAAACCGGAATTTGGGTCTCAGTGGCAGATCTCAAGCTGATTTCTGCCACTCAGAAGCTGAATGAGCGTCAGCGGCAGGAATTTCACCGCAATATACTTTTATTGGAAAATCAAACTGCCACCGAAAGATAAAATCGAATCGAGTGGCAGGATTGTCGACCGTCTTTGCCACTGGATCGCTAAATGCCCTTGAGTGGCAGTATTTAGAATCACTAAATCCATCACGTCTGCCACTCAATCCAAAATCCTTACCAAGTGGCATATTTTCCTGAGAGCCCTGCCACTCGAAACTGAAAAACTGAATTGAGTGGCAGTCTTTCTCTAAAATGAAAAGCCGGTTTCTGTATGAACTACAGAAAACGGCTTTTTTTCGGATCATTTTTTCATTTTGTACCAGGCTGCAGCTGCGTCCACTTCTTCCCGGGTTAACTGATGACCGTTGTTTTCCCAATGAAGCGTCACGTCCGCATTCGCCTCTTGCAGCAGGTGATGAAGATCTTCGGATTCCTGCGCCGGACAGATCGGGTCGTTTTCGCCGGCTGCGATAAAGACCGGGGTACCGGTTAAGTCCGGCAGTTCAATGCCCCGTCTTGGTACCATCGGGTGATGCAGGATGGCTCCCTGGAGTGCATCTTTGTAATGAAACAGCAGACTGCCGGCAATATTCGCACCGTTGGAATATCCCACGGCCACGAGATTGCCCCGATCGAATCCGTAGTCGTTCGCGGCCTTGTCAAGAAAATCGTTCAATTCCTTCGTCCGGAAAATCAGATCTTCTTCGTCAAAGACCCCTTCAGCCAGTCGTCTGAAAAACCGGGGCATACCGTTTTCCAGAATATTTCCCCGGATGCTTAAAACAGAGGCTTCCGGATCAATGATGTCCGCCAGGGGCATCAGATCATTCTCCGTTCCCCCTGTCCCGTGAAGAAGCACCAGTGTCGGACGTTTTGGGTTGGACCCTTTTTTGAATACATGTTTCATGAGTGATTCGCTCCTTTTACAAATTAAAATTTGGCAGCGTCTGTTCAATCGTCTCCCGCTGCGATTCAAATTGTGGTGGCAGCTTCAGTTCACTGCCCATCTTATCCTTCGATTCGTCAATGGCAAACCCCGGAGAATCCGTCGCAATTTCAAAGAGGATTTCTCCTTTTTCACGGAAATAAATGGCGTTGAAGTAGTTTCGGTCCCGAACCGGCGTCACCTTGTAACCATGGCCCTCCACGTATTGTTTCCAGTCCAGCTGATCCGTATCATCCACTGCACGCCAGGCGATGTGGTGCACCGTTCCCACGCCCATCCGCCCTCTCGGCATGGCTGCAGTCCTGACATCAATGAGATTGCCGATGGTTCCGGGAGCCTTAAAGCGGATGAGGTCATTTTCCTGACCGATCCGTTTCAGTCCCATGGTGTTTTCAAGGGCATTTACTGTGTCTTCAGGACTGGTGGAATACAAAACCGCTCCGCCAAACCCGATAATGGCCATGTCTTCGCCCAATTTTCCTTGAAGATGGTTTTTCACCCTCTCTGCTTCTCTTTCCACCAGTTCCAATTTTAAACCATGCGGATCATTAAAACGCAGGTACGTTTCGCCAAAACGTTCCGAACGGGCCCAGGCAATACCGTGTTCCTCCAGGCGCTCCTGCCATTTCATCAGGGAACCCTCCGGAATGATATAAGTTGTGGCGCCTGCCTGTCCACCTCCGATTCGTCCCTGGTGGGCTTTGGGCCAGGGGAAGAAGGTGATAATCGTTCCAGGATCACCGGATTCATTGCCAAAATAAAGATGATAGGTGCCAGGATCATCAAAATTGACCGTCTTTTTCACAAGCCGCAAGCCTAAAACGCCGGCATAAAAATCGGCGTTCTCCTGCGGGTGACCAACGATGGTTGAAATATGATGAATGCCCTGAGTTTGTTTGGTCATGATACACCGCTCCTTTAAGACAAACGATTTTATTTCGAATTCGAGATGTATAGTTATTCAGAAGAACTTAGCATTCTGCCAAGTCCATAGGATCGAACGATTTTTCAGTTATTTATTTCGAATTCGAGATAATTATATTCCAATCTTTTCATCTTGTCAAGATGACTGATTCGGTTGGATCAGGCTTACTATGAGTAATAACCATCGACTTTCTTCAATGCCTCTATCATGATTTTCAGAAAAAGGACTCTAAAATGCCAAGTACAAAGAAACTGAAAATCAATATCGGTAAAAAGATTTGATCAGTTGTTTTACGGTTTTCCACTTGCTCTCTTTTCATCACTAATAACCGAATTAAAAAAAGAAAGGAAACAATAAAATAGGTGATAAATAATGGTATATCCAATACAGCAATGAGTATGATCATCAGTATTGCAGGCACAATATAGAAAAGATGCATCCGTTTCAAAAAGCCCCACTCCTTTTATGATTCTTTTCCAAGTTAATTAATCCCATTATATCCAAAAAAAAAATACAACCAGCAATTTTAAAAATGAACAACAAAACAGTTTTCATCCGTCACAGATGAAAACTGTTTTCTATTCAGATCATTATTCACTTTTCAGTTCTTCTTTGTGCTGATCGGACACCCGCTCCAATGCAAATTTGTAGCCGTCGTTGCCATAGTTGATGCAACGTTTCACCCTTGAGATCGTTGCCGTTGAGGCACCGGTATCCCGTTCGATCCGCTGGTACGTGTCTCCACCCATCAGCATGCGGGCTACTTCCAGGCGCTGTGCAAGGGACTGAATTTCGTTCATCGTGCACAGATCATCGAAGAACTGATAACATTCCTCCACATCCTTCAGATTCAAGATCGCTTCAAACAGTTGATCCAATTCTTTTCCGCGAAGCTTATCAATTTGCATATCTGGATAGTCACCCTTTCTTAAGTCATTCTGAGTTGATTGTTACATGGGCGTCGATCCCTCCGCCGCCCGATTGCACGAAGTTAATGAATGTCTGTCCCGGCAAAAACGACAGTGGTTCCCCGTCGAGATACGGTAAAATCACCCCATCCACGTTCTGCCATTCTGCACGGATTGCCACACCGTCCTGTAGCAGATACGCAGGACCGCCGGATTCAATATTAATATCCCGCCTGCCTACGTCATCAATCACCCGATGATCTGCTTCCACGATAAAGACATTCCTTGGCGTTACAGGTTCACCGGTTTCCAGATCGTTCATCTGTTCACCACCCGCAAAGCGGATATACCCCCCTGCAGCTTCATCGTACGAATACTCAATATTGTTCAGACTGCTGCCGTAACTTACATGAACGTATGCAGCTGCTTCACCGTCCGCTTCCGGTTCTTCCGAAAAAGGCAGATCCGGGGTATCCCGGTCTTCGAGCTCGTAGCCCATATCTGCAGCTGCCCCTGTCAGACCTTCATAGGACGTATAGAGGTTGTGCGGTGCACTGCGCTGATTCCATCTTTCCAGAAAGCGTCCGTCATAGGTCAGTCCGTTGACAAACGCCACTTCCCCACGAGCCATCATTGAAAATGCATCCGGACTCCCGCCGGCGGATGTGTACACGGCATCGTAGCCGTTATTCAAGCGGATGTAATAGTCTCTTGCACTCCTTACAGGCCCGATTCGCTCCGGTTCCTGGCTGTGGTAAAATGCCAAAAGACGGGTAATGTTTCCTTCGGATAACACTTCGTATACCACATCGGCCATATAAAGACCCGATTGCGGGCGGGCATTGTTGCTGTTTTCGATCATCACGCCCTGTACGCGGTGATTCACAGATTCATCGGTTCCGATGCCGGTCAGCGGATATTTATGGTCATAGTCTGACTCGGGTTCTCCCCATTCAGGTACCGGCATCTCTTTCACCCGTTCGGTTTTTTCAACCGCCTCCTGAACAGCTAATGCTTCATTATCATTGCCGCATGCGGCAACGGTAGCCATTAAGATCATGACAAGGAGGATCCATAGCCACTTTTTCATCACGCCACCCCGTTCACGTTATCTTTTATCTCTATCCAATACTTTCACACGTTACCATTTTACCGCATAATCGAAGGAAAGAGTACCCTTTTCTTCTTCACGTCAAAAATCCCCCGTTGGGTGACACGTACATAAGGCAGATGAGTGGACGAGAAAAATAACAGGCTGTAAATCGGGTCATTGAACTTATACCCCCGCTCCTTCAGAACTTCACGGAGCTGTTTTTCCTCTGCCATGAGGCCACCGTCAATCGCCTTATCCGACAGCACACCACTGATGACCAGCGGCACCCTGGCTGCCGGTCCGTCCCGGTCCATGACGACAATGCCGCCACCCATCTGTTTCATTTCCTGAAAGGCATCAAGAAGTCCTTGCTTACTCTTGCCGATCAGAATAATATCACCGGTCCCGGAGAACGAACTCGCCATCCCGTAAATATCAGTGGCGAACCCTTTGATGAGGGTGCTGACAATCCATTTCCCGTGACGGTCTGCGAAAATCATAAACATTTCATCCGATTGCTCCGGCAGTTCTTCAAATGTCAGGTTAAAGCCGATCCGGTATGGCTTCATGATCACCTCGTTGATCATCTCCACCCCAACCGGCATGGAAAAGTGAAAGTCTTTATAGGAAAGCTCCCATTCGATTTCCTGCGGCGTGAATCCGTACGATGCCCAGTCAAAATCAATCTCCGGGTAACAGGGGACATTATTCTTTCTGACCCAGGTCCCTTTTGCCATGACATCAACCGGCCTCGGATTCTCAGTATCCTCAAGAATATTCAGGTTCGCCAGCCGGCCGGGTGCGATCATGCCGATCACGTCGTCCATATAAAAATGCCTCGCTACGTTCACCGTGCACATGTTGATGGCTTCAATCATCGGTACACCTTCCGCCACCGCCAGCTCAATCAGGTGGTCCATCATGCCATTCTCAAGAAAATGCGGCGGGGATCCGTCCGTATTCATCATCAGATGATCATAGTGAGTCAACCCGAGCTCATGAAGTTCCCGAATGATCTTCGGCAGATCCGGGCGAATGGAAGAGTGCCGGATCGACGCTGTCATACCGACATCGAGACGCTTGAGAATATCTTCGCCGCTCATGGCTTCATGATCGCCATTCACACCGAGAATGGCCATCTGGGCGAGCGTCTTTTCCCCTGCTCCGGGAAGATGCCCTTCTATCGGCTTCTTGACGTCTTTCGTCTTCAACATCCAGTGAAGCATCTGATCGTTACCTTTGAGCACAGAGGGCCAGTCCGTCAACTCACCGCCCTGCACGACATAGGGATGATCCAGCCACGCTTTCATATTCGAATGCAAGAACAGATTGTGATCATTGATCAGTTCGGTCTGACCATCATAGCGTGCCCACCAGAGAAGCGTCGCAGGCTGGGACGTCTGTAAATCTTCAATCAGCCGTAACGCATTGTCATTTGTCAGATGAAAAATAAACGGCATATTGTCGTTGATCAATGTCGTCGTCCCACGCTCTGCTGCGTACTTGGCAAGCGTCAAAGGGTTATAAAGCTGGAACGGATGTGCATGATGTTCGATATAGCCTGGCACGACCGCTTTCCCTTTCAGGTCAATGATCGTCACGTTGTCAGTGTTTTCAGGCATACTGGTGCCTGTATAAATGATCCGGTCTTTATGAATCCAGATATTCCCTTCCTGCCAGATCTTTCGGAAGCTGTTTAAGTATTTGCCGCCAGTCAGTACCGTGGTTGGCGCTTTTTTCCCCTGCACCACTGCCAACTGATCCCTGATTTCTTTTTTATTCCAATAATGTGAGAAGCCTCTGACCATTGTTATCACCGCTCGCTGCTAGAATGTCCTGTAAAACCGGTTAAGTAACCGCTTTCAACATCGTAACATATTCACACTTTACATGGGTAAAGAATTGCGAACTTTTTTAACAGACTTTTTTGCCTGACCGTTGTGCAAGTTGACAAAAAAGGCTGTATACAGACGAGAACACCCTCAGCCTGGGCCGAAGGTGTTCTGCTATGGCGTGGGTTTACGAAATCGCTTCTTCCCCGTCTGCCGGGAATGTGGCTGTTTCCTCCACCAGTGCCTCGAAGACTTTTTCGAGTGTATCGCGAATCACCTTCAGCCTGGCCTGTTGTTCCTCGCTCATGACAAGCGGTCCATCTTGCGTTTGCGGCAGATACAGCCGGCGGTTAATCTCCAGCTGAATCCACGGAATCGGGCCTGCGGTGCCGTGCCGGCGGGTCATGTACCCTCCGGAGAAGGGTTGATTCATCGTGACGAACGGCGTCATGCCTGGGTCTTTGATCCATTCTTTTATGAGATCGCCAAAATGCTCTTCAAGGAGCCGTTTCAGTGTCTGCATCATCTCGACCGGTGCCGTGATGGGTTCATTGACGAACCCGCCACTCTCGGAGCCCCGGTTGCCGATACAGAATAACGGCCGCTGTTCAAAGAGGTGCGTGCCTTTCACCGGACCGATATCAAGCATGGAGTGTCCGTCGATCCCGAGGATGGCCCCTGATGTCCGGGACACCTCAGCGACCCGCTCATGATAGGGATCATAATGGGCTTGTATCATCTGATCCGCTTCCTCAGGGGTCAGTCCTTCGGGGTCTGCCCATACCTGCTGTCCATCGACAGAGAGGGTCTTGACGATCCCATCCGGATTCGCAGGGGGCAGATCGCCTTTTTCACGATTCAAATCCACCACCAATCTGGACACATCGGTCTCAATGAATGCCGCGGCCACATCTTTGAAGTCAAACAGTTCCCTCGTCCACGTATCACTGTCGAGCAGCACAGCCTGTTCATCCAGCAGCAGTTTTTCCTGCAGCTCTTCGGGAATCGCTGTTCCGCCATGGGGGACAGATATCACGATCGGCAGTTTTTCCTCTTTCATAGCCATCACTCTCCTTCAAGATGCAGAGCCAGTAACAATGTCCGCTGAGCCAGTTCACGGCGGTGAAGGGCTTCGTTCGGTGTAAACAGGTCTTTACTTGCCGGTGCAAATCCGCAGATTGCCGGGATGTCCTTCGGTACAATGCCCGCAGCGCTCGGCAACAGACTGGATTCCGTCCCATAAGGAATATTCCAGGACTCACTGAGTTCATGGAGGCGGTCTCTGAGCGGATGATTCTTTTTCCGGCTCATCGGCTTGCGGTCAACGATTTCTTCCACATACGTCCGGATCGATGTCCCGTTACTGTTGAACGTCTCCCGAAGCTGTTTCTCCGCCTGTCGGGCCAGTTCAGGATCAATATACGTGATGGAGAATGTTGCCACCACCCGGTGCGGCATCAGTACGCTGTAGCGTTCACTCTTTACATCCTGCATGGCCACGGCAAGTTTCTTGCGGCGGTTGGAGAGGGATTGCAGTTCGTCTGCCCGTTTGATGAAATACGTGAGGACATCCGGGTCACGGGTGGATTTCCCCATGCGGACAGGGTCCCCTTCCACAATGACATTAAACTGTTTGAATCCCCGGCGCTGATCAACGATTTTTCCTTCCATGAAGCCAGGCTGAAGCACGATCACTTCCCCGGCGTGTTCAACAGCCTGTTCAAAGGCGGCCGTACTGTAGCGCATCCCTCTGCCTTCGTCGGCATAGAAGAAGACACCAATTTTCCGGGGCGAGAGTTTTTTCGTATCCTTCAAGGCTGTCAGGGCGTGAAACATCGTC
This Salisediminibacterium beveridgei DNA region includes the following protein-coding sequences:
- a CDS encoding ring-cleaving dioxygenase; translated protein: MTKQTQGIHHISTIVGHPQENADFYAGVLGLRLVKKTVNFDDPGTYHLYFGNESGDPGTIITFFPWPKAHQGRIGGGQAGATTYIIPEGSLMKWQERLEEHGIAWARSERFGETYLRFNDPHGLKLELVEREAERVKNHLQGKLGEDMAIIGFGGAVLYSTSPEDTVNALENTMGLKRIGQENDLIRFKAPGTIGNLIDVRTAAMPRGRMGVGTVHHIAWRAVDDTDQLDWKQYVEGHGYKVTPVRDRNYFNAIYFREKGEILFEIATDSPGFAIDESKDKMGSELKLPPQFESQRETIEQTLPNFNL
- a CDS encoding YerC/YecD family TrpR-related protein, with translation MQIDKLRGKELDQLFEAILNLKDVEECYQFFDDLCTMNEIQSLAQRLEVARMLMGGDTYQRIERDTGASTATISRVKRCINYGNDGYKFALERVSDQHKEELKSE
- a CDS encoding adenine deaminase C-terminal domain-containing protein, producing the protein MVRGFSHYWNKKEIRDQLAVVQGKKAPTTVLTGGKYLNSFRKIWQEGNIWIHKDRIIYTGTSMPENTDNVTIIDLKGKAVVPGYIEHHAHPFQLYNPLTLAKYAAERGTTTLINDNMPFIFHLTNDNALRLIEDLQTSQPATLLWWARYDGQTELINDHNLFLHSNMKAWLDHPYVVQGGELTDWPSVLKGNDQMLHWMLKTKDVKKPIEGHLPGAGEKTLAQMAILGVNGDHEAMSGEDILKRLDVGMTASIRHSSIRPDLPKIIRELHELGLTHYDHLMMNTDGSPPHFLENGMMDHLIELAVAEGVPMIEAINMCTVNVARHFYMDDVIGMIAPGRLANLNILEDTENPRPVDVMAKGTWVRKNNVPCYPEIDFDWASYGFTPQEIEWELSYKDFHFSMPVGVEMINEVIMKPYRIGFNLTFEELPEQSDEMFMIFADRHGKWIVSTLIKGFATDIYGMASSFSGTGDIILIGKSKQGLLDAFQEMKQMGGGIVVMDRDGPAARVPLVISGVLSDKAIDGGLMAEEKQLREVLKERGYKFNDPIYSLLFFSSTHLPYVRVTQRGIFDVKKKRVLFPSIMR
- a CDS encoding alpha/beta hydrolase — its product is MKHVFKKGSNPKRPTLVLLHGTGGTENDLMPLADIIDPEASVLSIRGNILENGMPRFFRRLAEGVFDEEDLIFRTKELNDFLDKAANDYGFDRGNLVAVGYSNGANIAGSLLFHYKDALQGAILHHPMVPRRGIELPDLTGTPVFIAAGENDPICPAQESEDLHHLLQEANADVTLHWENNGHQLTREEVDAAAAWYKMKK
- a CDS encoding N-formylglutamate amidohydrolase, with the translated sequence MKEEKLPIVISVPHGGTAIPEELQEKLLLDEQAVLLDSDTWTRELFDFKDVAAAFIETDVSRLVVDLNREKGDLPPANPDGIVKTLSVDGQQVWADPEGLTPEEADQMIQAHYDPYHERVAEVSRTSGAILGIDGHSMLDIGPVKGTHLFEQRPLFCIGNRGSESGGFVNEPITAPVEMMQTLKRLLEEHFGDLIKEWIKDPGMTPFVTMNQPFSGGYMTRRHGTAGPIPWIQLEINRRLYLPQTQDGPLVMSEEQQARLKVIRDTLEKVFEALVEETATFPADGEEAIS
- a CDS encoding DUF3048 domain-containing protein, with translation MKKWLWILLVMILMATVAACGNDNEALAVQEAVEKTERVKEMPVPEWGEPESDYDHKYPLTGIGTDESVNHRVQGVMIENSNNARPQSGLYMADVVYEVLSEGNITRLLAFYHSQEPERIGPVRSARDYYIRLNNGYDAVYTSAGGSPDAFSMMARGEVAFVNGLTYDGRFLERWNQRSAPHNLYTSYEGLTGAAADMGYELEDRDTPDLPFSEEPEADGEAAAYVHVSYGSSLNNIEYSYDEAAGGYIRFAGGEQMNDLETGEPVTPRNVFIVEADHRVIDDVGRRDINIESGGPAYLLQDGVAIRAEWQNVDGVILPYLDGEPLSFLPGQTFINFVQSGGGGIDAHVTINSE